A single window of Asticcacaulis sp. MM231 DNA harbors:
- a CDS encoding Tat pathway signal protein — MPLSFDRRTFLTGSTIAAMGAAAAPAIAAPAFSAAKDAPVAGHAKLAEFDGWTVYEDQGRRDGSITFFKGDQALVVSKRPEACFDDIEPKWLGLALKDICLADADLLADKLLAGGGDPDPEQVRRAAPPAGWNFKADELGTRMAWTNFVGTRQQGDTMPVFPNGRTRGYRPEHAFPDLKGDDGVKKRWEGLLGGWMPAIHKIIEVSPTRYYDLLIFADVKAPDALLVQTWHRTIQYDNGKPVKTSFGYSYAPFPPRRVEPEAADFYKGLFDFATYWQNEVRDQSALTIPDKALSDMVTHAFAKELITRPQGVYPKYGVVDRDYFGPEYDGFQDILTSSLYANLEWGRFDQAKRVLDNYFNDFTAPDGMINMRGPEVPQFGLTLSLLARYLNYTGDLATVRAHAGKIASTAAILTDLHDLSLKKPAGDAGFGLLDGWSESDACLHPDPSVWWKPYWNNSAFAVRGWRDIARVWPLIAPDQAALAKNWNARADTLQVQLVKTMRANIRKDVTPPYLAVLPGTKLTHREAYAEAQAKKQSSEHGWAHRVYAEMLHADVLPDDLAQTVINGVRGHGGTCIGVVANIAPANETHRDQLGFISYGYAQQLLRSDRIEEYLLFLHSHRYHSHTPGTWVAGEVTGIDGDLPLYCIPAQLTIPKLVRWMLVFEASDSETLHLGKAIPRDWIASGDPIVISGGAHALGPG, encoded by the coding sequence ATGCCTCTATCCTTCGACCGCCGTACTTTCCTCACAGGCTCGACTATAGCGGCTATGGGCGCAGCAGCCGCGCCAGCGATTGCGGCTCCGGCTTTCTCTGCAGCCAAAGATGCACCTGTAGCCGGACACGCCAAACTGGCCGAATTCGACGGCTGGACGGTCTATGAGGATCAGGGCCGCCGGGATGGCAGCATAACCTTTTTCAAAGGGGATCAGGCGCTCGTTGTGTCAAAGCGCCCGGAAGCCTGTTTCGACGATATCGAGCCGAAATGGCTGGGCCTTGCACTGAAAGACATCTGCCTGGCCGATGCCGATCTGCTGGCTGACAAACTGCTGGCGGGAGGAGGGGACCCCGACCCGGAACAGGTGAGGCGTGCGGCCCCGCCGGCCGGCTGGAACTTCAAGGCCGATGAACTCGGTACCCGTATGGCCTGGACCAATTTCGTCGGCACACGCCAGCAAGGCGACACCATGCCCGTCTTCCCTAATGGCCGCACGCGCGGCTATCGCCCGGAGCACGCCTTCCCAGACCTGAAGGGTGACGATGGCGTGAAGAAGCGCTGGGAAGGTCTGCTTGGCGGCTGGATGCCGGCGATCCACAAGATCATCGAGGTATCGCCGACGCGCTATTACGACCTGCTGATCTTTGCCGACGTCAAGGCGCCGGATGCTCTGTTGGTCCAGACCTGGCACCGCACCATCCAGTACGACAATGGCAAGCCGGTCAAGACCAGTTTTGGCTATTCCTACGCGCCATTCCCGCCGCGTCGTGTTGAGCCTGAGGCCGCCGATTTCTACAAGGGCCTGTTCGATTTCGCGACCTATTGGCAAAATGAAGTGCGCGATCAATCCGCCTTGACCATACCTGACAAGGCGCTAAGCGACATGGTCACCCACGCCTTCGCCAAGGAACTGATCACCCGCCCGCAAGGCGTCTATCCCAAATATGGCGTCGTCGATCGTGACTATTTCGGGCCGGAATATGATGGCTTCCAGGACATCCTGACCTCATCGCTCTACGCCAATCTCGAATGGGGCCGTTTCGATCAGGCCAAGCGCGTGCTCGATAACTATTTCAACGATTTCACGGCACCTGACGGCATGATCAACATGCGTGGGCCGGAAGTGCCGCAGTTCGGTCTGACGCTCAGCCTGCTGGCGCGTTATCTCAACTATACCGGCGATCTCGCCACGGTGCGTGCGCATGCAGGCAAGATCGCCAGCACGGCGGCCATCCTAACCGACCTGCACGATCTCAGCCTGAAAAAACCTGCCGGCGACGCAGGCTTCGGTCTGCTCGATGGCTGGAGCGAATCCGATGCCTGCCTGCATCCCGATCCGTCCGTCTGGTGGAAACCATACTGGAACAATTCGGCCTTCGCTGTGCGCGGCTGGCGCGATATCGCCCGCGTCTGGCCCTTGATCGCACCCGATCAGGCGGCGCTGGCCAAGAACTGGAACGCACGTGCTGACACCTTGCAAGTCCAACTGGTCAAGACCATGCGCGCCAATATCCGCAAGGATGTGACGCCGCCCTATCTGGCGGTGCTCCCAGGCACGAAGCTGACCCACCGCGAGGCCTATGCTGAGGCGCAGGCGAAGAAACAAAGCTCGGAACATGGCTGGGCACATCGCGTCTACGCCGAAATGCTGCACGCCGATGTTTTGCCCGATGATCTGGCGCAAACCGTGATCAATGGCGTGCGAGGCCATGGCGGCACCTGCATCGGGGTGGTCGCCAATATAGCACCAGCCAATGAAACGCACCGTGATCAGTTGGGTTTCATCTCGTATGGCTATGCGCAACAGCTTCTGCGTTCGGATCGCATCGAGGAATATCTTCTGTTCCTCCATTCGCATCGCTACCACTCGCATACACCCGGCACCTGGGTGGCAGGGGAGGTGACCGGTATCGACGGCGACCTGCCGCTTTACTGCATCCCGGCACAACTCACGATTCCGAAGCTGGTGCGCTGGATGCTGGTGTTTGAGGCATCAGATTCTGAAACGCTTCATCTCGGCAAGGCTATACCGCGTGACTGGATCGCCTCAGGTGATCCCATAGTGATTTCAGGGGGCGCCCACGCGTTGGGGCCGGGTTGA
- a CDS encoding alpha-L-rhamnosidase C-terminal domain-containing protein — MIRLSFMCALLMVLDLSATAAQAEPQWITHPALDAQKPVVLHFRREVNLDTLASAYLIDVSADNRFVLYVNGRRVAQGPSRGDLAHWRYQQIDIRPYLRKGKNIVAAEVWNSVSGGISPLAQISARTGFWIRGTGKASVFETGAGWRVSRDPSRTFAAPWPHLNAVLGGTYYAAGNSEIVDASKADWTWNGATESRSDWVEAVPTAGPAEVAPWTLEADRLPAMRYSPISPGKVVRTDLPTAPAFPKAAVTIAARQSAILLIDQVHMVSAYPTYIVSGGKGAKITVTYSEALYDHDKKKGDRNAIEDRRALGIEDTFLPDGQTHVAFRPLWWRTWRFLQIHVETADQPLTLEGLRLYQTGYPFQQHGYFKSDDDGLNQIWEIGWRTLSINAHETFMDSAYWEQLQYVGDTRIESVIAHTVSGDPRLTIQAIDAYGHSQTKDGMVQSAYPSSGDNIIPPFGLLWIGMMRDYAQYHRETAVLKRNLAGARRVLDWYAPYVATNGLVGMTPYWNYIDWAGEAQQPGEATRADRFPSFDATTKTSCVVTLSYLGALKDMAAVEMAAGDPALASQDLQKAETVTRAIQDQCWDARTGLYADSPDRTVFSQHANALAVLYDVAPKDKAADILRQITKGNGVDAPTGMIETSYYFSWYLIKAFDHADLDTEYLGLVKTWRDLLKQNFTTWPETRGETRSDTHAWSAHPTADLIGIVAGLRPDATGYRSAVIAPHLGTLKAVDAATPTPNGRLSVRYRVTGKSVRATITVPKGLPTRFVWQGKSYPLHAGRNRLNIPGL; from the coding sequence ATGATCAGATTAAGCTTCATGTGCGCTCTGCTCATGGTCCTGGATTTGAGCGCGACAGCCGCACAGGCCGAGCCACAGTGGATCACCCATCCAGCCTTGGACGCCCAAAAGCCGGTCGTGTTGCACTTTCGGCGGGAAGTAAATCTGGACACGCTGGCCAGCGCCTATCTGATTGACGTCAGCGCCGATAATCGTTTCGTGCTCTATGTGAACGGCCGGCGTGTGGCCCAAGGCCCGTCTCGTGGCGACCTGGCGCACTGGCGATATCAACAGATTGATATCAGACCCTATCTCCGTAAGGGCAAAAATATCGTGGCCGCCGAGGTCTGGAACAGTGTTTCTGGCGGCATTTCCCCTCTGGCGCAGATCAGCGCCCGCACCGGCTTCTGGATACGGGGGACAGGAAAGGCTTCAGTTTTTGAGACAGGCGCAGGCTGGCGCGTGTCGCGTGACCCCAGCCGGACGTTCGCTGCCCCGTGGCCCCACCTGAACGCGGTTCTTGGTGGCACCTACTATGCCGCTGGCAATTCAGAAATCGTCGACGCCTCCAAGGCGGACTGGACATGGAACGGCGCGACTGAATCCAGATCCGATTGGGTTGAGGCAGTTCCGACCGCAGGACCGGCTGAGGTCGCTCCCTGGACGCTGGAAGCGGACAGACTGCCCGCGATGCGCTATTCCCCAATTTCGCCCGGGAAGGTTGTCCGGACTGATCTCCCGACCGCACCGGCATTCCCAAAGGCGGCCGTGACCATCGCCGCCAGGCAATCGGCCATCCTTCTCATCGATCAGGTCCACATGGTGTCAGCCTATCCGACCTATATCGTGTCTGGCGGCAAGGGCGCCAAAATCACCGTCACCTATTCTGAGGCCTTGTACGACCACGACAAGAAGAAGGGGGATCGCAATGCCATTGAGGACCGCCGGGCGCTTGGCATCGAAGATACATTCTTGCCCGACGGCCAGACGCATGTCGCCTTCCGCCCTCTGTGGTGGCGGACCTGGCGTTTCCTTCAGATCCATGTTGAGACAGCCGATCAGCCGCTTACGCTCGAAGGCCTGCGCCTTTATCAGACGGGTTATCCCTTTCAGCAACACGGCTATTTTAAATCAGACGACGACGGCCTCAATCAGATCTGGGAGATTGGTTGGCGCACCCTGTCCATAAATGCCCATGAGACTTTCATGGACAGCGCGTACTGGGAACAGCTTCAATATGTGGGCGACACCCGAATAGAGAGCGTCATCGCCCATACGGTCTCTGGCGATCCTCGTCTGACCATACAGGCGATCGACGCCTACGGACACTCGCAAACCAAGGACGGCATGGTTCAGTCGGCCTATCCCTCAAGCGGAGATAACATCATCCCGCCGTTCGGTCTTTTGTGGATTGGGATGATGCGCGACTATGCGCAATACCACCGGGAGACCGCCGTCCTGAAACGTAATCTGGCCGGTGCACGCCGGGTCCTTGACTGGTATGCGCCTTATGTCGCCACAAACGGGCTCGTCGGCATGACGCCCTATTGGAACTACATTGACTGGGCTGGCGAAGCGCAACAGCCGGGTGAGGCGACCCGAGCGGATCGTTTTCCCTCGTTCGATGCAACAACGAAAACGTCTTGCGTCGTCACATTAAGCTATCTCGGCGCGCTGAAGGACATGGCGGCCGTCGAAATGGCCGCGGGTGATCCGGCTTTGGCAAGCCAAGACCTGCAAAAGGCCGAAACCGTCACACGCGCCATTCAGGATCAGTGCTGGGACGCGCGCACAGGCCTGTATGCCGACTCGCCCGACAGAACTGTATTCAGCCAGCACGCCAATGCCCTGGCCGTGCTTTATGACGTCGCCCCAAAGGATAAGGCAGCGGATATCCTAAGACAGATTACAAAAGGAAATGGCGTGGATGCCCCGACAGGCATGATCGAAACCAGCTATTATTTCTCCTGGTACCTCATCAAGGCCTTTGACCATGCAGATCTCGATACCGAGTATCTCGGTCTGGTCAAAACCTGGCGCGACCTGCTGAAACAGAACTTCACAACGTGGCCAGAAACCCGTGGAGAGACCCGTTCAGATACGCACGCCTGGTCAGCGCATCCCACGGCCGATCTCATCGGTATTGTGGCAGGCCTCAGACCCGATGCGACCGGCTACAGATCGGCCGTTATTGCGCCCCACCTCGGCACGCTCAAGGCCGTCGATGCGGCAACCCCGACGCCCAATGGACGTCTCTCCGTTCGTTACCGCGTAACGGGTAAATCGGTGCGCGCGACCATAACAGTTCCCAAAGGCCTGCCGACCCGGTTTGTGTGGCAGGGGAAGTCCTATCCCTTACATGCCGGCCGCAATCGATTGAATATTCCAGGCCTGTGA
- a CDS encoding alpha-L-arabinofuranosidase, producing MTKIMPQISRRDALTAMSALSLSITLPAYAAGNPSLGGSVNAADTKPPISPFIYGGFIEHIGDLINDSLWSEVLDDRKFYWPVVKPEPAPAAAANRRRGAPPKKWHPTGPDDSVTMDTKAPYVGAHSPVVRLTGGTPLGIGQGDLSLAKKAYSVRLVVAADAGVAVTATLIWGSDPAMRQSVPVATKTDWTTVPLKFDCGAASTTGRLEITGTGTGTFRVGAVSLMPADNVGGFRADMIALMREMDCKIMRMPGGNFLSAYDWHFTVGDLDKRPPILDPVWHAVQPNDVGVDELLHMARLINVEPYWCVSTGFDSPRSGAELVEYVNGAATTEWGAKRAANGHAEPWRVKYWDIGNEMYGHWQMGHISPEQYYVKHNLFVDAMRAVDPTIYIAAPGGFADEMTTGQGIFIEGQPQVAIGSERDWAYGMFKNCMGRFDALQTHAYPAENKRYDLSTGKLVDITQSLNEWSRGMAQRIQTMADCWEAYKKAFPMLNDGKIKVFFDEWAYHFQSDYKGCLAVAIAFHEFYRHTDFIDAAGYTMATGWLNFSPTDSVISATGRVFQLYNQHFGVIPVAVTGTSPVPPPRYPIGGDQPSVNTGSATWPLDVSAALTADRKELIVSVVNATEEPQSLKLAINGFAPGRTGRTWRLDAPGLDAQNVVGAAPQVKIKEGSFNPRAGTLSLPATSITLFEYKLA from the coding sequence GTGACCAAAATAATGCCACAGATCTCGCGCCGGGACGCGCTTACAGCCATGAGCGCGCTCAGCCTAAGCATAACCCTGCCAGCCTATGCGGCCGGTAATCCATCCTTGGGCGGAAGCGTCAATGCCGCCGACACAAAGCCGCCCATTTCGCCGTTCATTTACGGTGGCTTCATCGAGCATATCGGTGATCTGATCAATGACAGCCTGTGGAGCGAGGTCCTTGACGACCGCAAGTTCTACTGGCCGGTGGTCAAGCCGGAACCGGCCCCTGCCGCCGCAGCCAACCGTCGCAGAGGCGCGCCGCCGAAAAAGTGGCACCCTACCGGGCCAGATGACAGCGTGACCATGGATACAAAGGCGCCTTATGTGGGCGCGCACAGCCCAGTGGTCCGCCTGACCGGCGGCACCCCGCTCGGCATAGGGCAGGGTGATCTGTCATTGGCTAAAAAAGCCTACAGTGTGCGTCTGGTGGTCGCCGCTGATGCCGGCGTCGCCGTCACGGCGACACTGATATGGGGCAGTGATCCGGCCATGCGCCAAAGCGTACCGGTCGCGACGAAGACAGACTGGACGACGGTGCCACTTAAGTTCGACTGTGGCGCGGCATCAACCACCGGGCGTCTGGAAATTACCGGCACGGGCACAGGCACATTCCGCGTTGGCGCCGTCTCCCTGATGCCAGCCGACAACGTCGGCGGCTTCCGGGCCGATATGATAGCTCTGATGCGTGAGATGGACTGCAAGATCATGCGCATGCCGGGCGGCAATTTCCTGTCGGCCTATGACTGGCATTTCACGGTCGGCGACCTCGATAAGCGCCCGCCGATCCTGGACCCGGTGTGGCATGCGGTTCAGCCGAACGATGTCGGTGTCGACGAACTCCTGCATATGGCCCGCCTGATCAATGTCGAGCCGTACTGGTGTGTCAGCACCGGATTTGATTCTCCGCGATCGGGCGCGGAACTGGTCGAATATGTGAATGGTGCTGCGACTACCGAATGGGGCGCCAAGCGCGCAGCCAACGGTCATGCTGAGCCCTGGCGTGTCAAATATTGGGACATCGGCAACGAGATGTACGGCCACTGGCAGATGGGCCACATCTCGCCGGAGCAATATTACGTCAAGCACAACCTGTTCGTTGACGCCATGCGCGCTGTCGATCCGACCATCTATATCGCGGCACCCGGCGGCTTCGCAGACGAAATGACGACGGGGCAGGGCATCTTTATCGAAGGCCAGCCCCAGGTCGCCATCGGCTCGGAGCGTGACTGGGCCTATGGCATGTTTAAAAACTGCATGGGCCGTTTCGACGCCCTGCAGACGCATGCCTATCCGGCGGAAAACAAGCGCTATGATCTGTCGACGGGCAAGCTGGTGGATATCACTCAGTCTCTCAATGAATGGTCACGCGGTATGGCGCAGCGCATCCAGACCATGGCGGATTGCTGGGAAGCCTATAAAAAAGCCTTTCCTATGCTGAATGACGGCAAGATCAAGGTGTTCTTCGACGAATGGGCCTACCATTTCCAATCGGACTATAAAGGCTGTCTGGCCGTGGCCATCGCATTCCATGAGTTTTACCGGCACACTGATTTCATCGACGCGGCTGGCTACACCATGGCGACCGGCTGGCTCAATTTCTCACCAACCGACTCGGTGATCAGCGCCACAGGCCGGGTGTTCCAGCTCTATAATCAACACTTCGGTGTCATTCCGGTGGCTGTGACCGGCACGTCGCCCGTGCCGCCGCCACGGTATCCGATTGGCGGCGACCAGCCCAGCGTCAATACGGGGAGCGCGACCTGGCCGCTTGACGTCTCCGCCGCCTTGACGGCAGACCGCAAGGAGCTGATCGTCTCTGTGGTCAACGCCACCGAAGAGCCCCAGAGCCTCAAACTCGCGATCAACGGCTTCGCGCCTGGCCGCACCGGCCGCACCTGGCGTCTGGATGCACCTGGCCTCGATGCGCAAAATGTGGTCGGGGCAGCGCCTCAGGTGAAGATCAAGGAAGGCAGCTTCAACCCGCGCGCGGGCACGCTTTCCTTACCTGCAACGAGCATTACGCTGTTTGAATATAAACTGGCCTGA